From a region of the Streptomyces venezuelae genome:
- the rpmJ gene encoding 50S ribosomal protein L36, translated as MKVKPSVKKICDKCKVIRRHGRVMVICDNLRHKQRQG; from the coding sequence ATGAAGGTCAAGCCGAGCGTCAAGAAGATCTGCGACAAGTGCAAGGTGATCCGCCGTCACGGCCGGGTCATGGTCATCTGCGACAACCTGCGCCACAAGCAGCGCCAGGGCTGA
- the rpsK gene encoding 30S ribosomal protein S11, which yields MPPKGRQGAAKKVRRKEKKNVAHGHAHIKSTFNNTIVSITDPSGNVISWASAGHVGFKGSRKSTPFAAQMAAESAARRAQEHGMRKVDVFVKGPGSGRETAIRSLQATGLEVGSIQDVTPTPHNGCRPPKRRRV from the coding sequence ATGCCCCCCAAGGGTCGTCAGGGCGCTGCCAAGAAGGTGCGCCGCAAGGAAAAGAAGAACGTCGCTCACGGGCACGCCCACATCAAGAGCACGTTCAACAACACCATCGTTTCGATCACCGACCCCTCGGGCAACGTGATCTCCTGGGCCTCCGCCGGCCACGTCGGCTTCAAGGGCTCGCGCAAGTCCACCCCCTTCGCCGCGCAGATGGCCGCCGAGTCGGCCGCCCGCCGCGCGCAGGAGCACGGCATGCGCAAGGTCGACGTCTTCGTCAAGGGTCCCGGCTCCGGCCGTGAGACCGCGATCCGCTCCCTCCAGGCCACCGGCCTCGAGGTCGGCTCGATCCAGGACGTCACCCCCACCCCGCACAACGGCTGCCGCCCGCCGAAGCGCCGCCGCGTCTGA
- the rpsM gene encoding 30S ribosomal protein S13, whose amino-acid sequence MARVSGVDIPREKRVEIALTYVFGIGRTRSKEILASTGVNPNTRVRDLAEEDLVKIREYVDANLRTEGDLRREIQGDIRRKIEIQCYQGIRHRRGLPVHGQRTSTNARTRKGPRRAIAGKKKPGKK is encoded by the coding sequence ATGGCACGCGTTTCCGGTGTTGACATCCCGCGCGAAAAGCGCGTGGAGATCGCACTCACCTACGTCTTCGGTATCGGGCGCACCCGGTCCAAGGAGATCCTCGCCTCCACCGGCGTGAACCCGAACACCCGCGTTCGTGACCTGGCCGAAGAGGACCTCGTCAAGATCCGCGAGTACGTGGACGCCAACCTCCGTACCGAGGGTGACCTCCGCCGCGAGATCCAGGGCGACATCCGCCGCAAGATCGAGATCCAGTGCTACCAGGGTATCCGCCACCGTCGCGGCCTCCCGGTGCACGGTCAGCGCACCAGCACCAACGCGCGTACCCGCAAGGGCCCGCGTCGCGCGATCGCCGGTAAGAAGAAGCCGGGCAAGAAGTAG